One Candidatus Nitrososphaera evergladensis SR1 genomic window, TGCTAGGCATGGAGGAGGTGCGCGGCTATGCGAACAAGCTGTGCGAAAAGATGCCGGCGTTTTCAGTGATGGACGAAAGCGAGATTTCCAGGATTGTAGTGTTGCAGAACAAAAAACGGTACGTCGACCGCTGGATCAAGTCCTATTTTGAATAAGAAGTTGCCATTCCGCAAACTTTTCAAGCGCTTTTTTCCTGTGTGAATAGTCGTTTTTCTTGTCTGCCAGCTCGGCAAAAGTTACATCTGCTCCTTCCGGCGCAAATATCGGGTCATAGCCCCATCCTCCCTCGGTGATTTTTTCAGAGATCCGGCCCTGAACTTTGCCTTCAAACAATTGCAGGTTGTTGCCATCAAAAAAAGCGACGAGCGAGCGAAACGACGCCAAGCGATCTTGTTTTCCTTCAAGGAGCTTCAATACCCCGGCATTGCCTATGGTCTTGAAAACGTACGATGAGTACTGGCCCGGAAAGCCGCCAAGCGCGTCAACAAAGAGCCCATCGTCTTCCACTATCACCGGCTTTTGGACCCTGGCGTACGCGCTCTTTGCCTTTTCCCGGGCGATTTCCTCAAGCGAGTCTGACTGGATTTCCACAAGCTCTATCTTGGCAAAGCTTGCCTGTATTCCCCTCATAGCGAGTATCGACTCGACTTCGCGGAACTTGTTTTGGTTGGTGCTTGCAAATGTCACTATTGCTGTTGCTGGCTGCAATTGCTCAAAAAGAGGTGTTGTCGCGGGCGAATAAAAATGTGCATAGTCATGCCACGCGGGCGTACCTGCCCCGCTGCTCTATCTCCCTGACGTTTTCAAGGATCTTTGTAGTTTTTTTCTTGCCCGCCACGCTTTCGTAACCTTTCACAAAGCTTGAAAACGCGCCCCTGACTGAAATGTGGGCGCTTGTAAACACCTCCTTTATGAGCCGGACGTCGACTGCCATGTCTTCCGTCCTTTCGGAATAGTAAGAAAGGCCAAAATCAAGGAGGACGAGCCTGTTATTGTTGTCAACAATAAAGTTTGAAGTGGTCAGGTCGCCATGCACGATTCCTGCGGCGTGCAGCAGTGCGGCATACCGGCCCATCTCTTGGCACAGCTTTGCAGTGAGCGCATCCCTTGCAG contains:
- a CDS encoding XTP/dITP diphosphatase, translating into MQPATAIVTFASTNQNKFREVESILAMRGIQASFAKIELVEIQSDSLEEIAREKAKSAYARVQKPVIVEDDGLFVDALGGFPGQYSSYVFKTIGNAGVLKLLEGKQDRLASFRSLVAFFDGNNLQLFEGKVQGRISEKITEGGWGYDPIFAPEGADVTFAELADKKNDYSHRKKALEKFAEWQLLIQNRT
- a CDS encoding KEOPS complex kinase/ATPase Bud32, which codes for MKKGAEADIYYLADWHGKQAIAKVREPKPYRHSALDSSIRRQRTVHEAGFMSAAKSAGVRTPFVYFVDPERAEIIMERVDGTPARDALTAKLCQEMGRYAALLHAAGIVHGDLTTSNFIVDNNNRLVLLDFGLSYYSERTEDMAVDVRLIKEVFTSAHISVRGAFSSFVKGYESVAGKKKTTKILENVREIEQRGRYARVA